Proteins encoded by one window of Streptomyces sp. LX-29:
- a CDS encoding sugar transferase — MNTDNAGVPTPGRLLAPRPAPARPAASLFGPRRPQPRPAAPPRPTPTRPSRGTALLVAVDCVAAAVAAIPLLAAHPSPGDTDRATTVLTPPVLAPAIPLGSPAAADPAGGFAPAGGLAPTVVFAVAALVAAAVVALGARGGLYRPGPWTVALDEAPRLLRYCLLAWLLAAAVISGTDPPRSLGWQVLLTALAVHALLAYAGRAAVHRLRRRARRRHPCSTLVVGAGPAGRRLATVLGEHPEYGMRPVGLVEPMAPADGIGGGGGVEAMGGVVGQAAPAAGVGGGGLAVGAVPLGAVAVGSEAPPTPATPPRPATVPAASASPVPPAGVGGLAVGSVPLNAVVVGGVDATVVGGVPGGQASVPVPVPAPASVPLPGVGPGPSSGPGGGDGTAGDRASGAAGAAAPALPTPSPPPGTPSPLGPPLRRAPSPAPAAQTPATPVLSAQMSSAQTPVTPVPSVQTPAVSMPAPAPVAPPLPLLHSYEDVIRAVIQNAVRDAVFTRDPAETPQLATLARLLMAQGCAVWLPGGAPGQVVERLGSGGRAPGHLSGHLWGFACRRLDPPPPGRLGAAGKRALDVAVAGCALLVTGPLLLACALAVRLADGPGVLFRQERVGHGGRPFVMLKFRTLRPADDHESATLWSVARDRRVSLVGRLLRRSSLDELPQLWNVLRGDMSLVGPRPERPYFVRKFSQDHPGYAARHRMPVGVTGLAQVHGLRGDTSIEDRARFDNLYIETWTLWQDVRILLRTAGSLFRFGGS; from the coding sequence ATGAACACCGACAACGCAGGCGTGCCCACCCCCGGCCGGTTGCTGGCGCCCCGCCCGGCCCCGGCCCGCCCGGCCGCCTCCCTCTTCGGGCCGCGCCGCCCCCAGCCCCGGCCCGCCGCCCCGCCCCGCCCGACGCCCACCCGCCCCTCGCGGGGGACCGCGCTGCTCGTGGCCGTGGACTGCGTGGCCGCCGCCGTCGCGGCGATCCCGCTGCTCGCGGCGCACCCCTCGCCGGGCGACACCGACCGGGCCACGACCGTGCTCACCCCGCCCGTGCTCGCCCCGGCCATCCCGCTGGGCTCGCCGGCAGCGGCCGATCCGGCGGGCGGGTTCGCCCCGGCGGGCGGGCTCGCTCCGACCGTCGTGTTCGCGGTGGCCGCGCTGGTCGCCGCGGCCGTCGTCGCGCTCGGCGCGCGCGGCGGGCTCTACCGGCCGGGCCCCTGGACCGTCGCCCTGGACGAGGCTCCCAGGTTGCTGCGGTACTGCCTGCTCGCCTGGCTGCTGGCGGCCGCGGTGATCTCCGGCACCGACCCGCCGCGCTCGCTCGGCTGGCAGGTGCTGCTCACCGCCCTGGCCGTGCACGCCCTCCTGGCCTACGCCGGCCGCGCGGCCGTCCACCGGCTCCGCCGTCGCGCCCGGCGCCGGCATCCGTGCTCCACGCTCGTCGTCGGCGCGGGCCCCGCCGGCCGCCGGCTGGCCACCGTGCTGGGCGAGCACCCCGAGTACGGGATGCGGCCGGTCGGACTGGTCGAGCCGATGGCGCCGGCCGACGGTATCGGCGGTGGCGGTGGGGTGGAGGCCATGGGCGGGGTCGTCGGGCAGGCGGCTCCGGCGGCGGGCGTCGGGGGCGGTGGTCTGGCGGTGGGAGCCGTGCCCCTCGGGGCCGTGGCCGTGGGGAGTGAGGCGCCCCCGACGCCCGCGACGCCTCCGAGGCCCGCGACGGTACCGGCGGCCTCGGCGTCTCCGGTGCCACCGGCCGGCGTCGGCGGTCTGGCCGTGGGGTCGGTCCCGCTGAACGCGGTGGTCGTGGGTGGTGTGGACGCCACGGTCGTCGGCGGCGTGCCCGGAGGGCAGGCTTCCGTCCCGGTCCCGGTCCCGGCCCCGGCCTCGGTCCCGCTCCCGGGGGTGGGACCCGGGCCGAGCTCCGGGCCGGGTGGGGGCGACGGAACGGCGGGCGACCGGGCGAGCGGGGCGGCGGGCGCCGCGGCCCCCGCACTTCCGACGCCGTCCCCGCCCCCGGGCACGCCGTCCCCGCTCGGCCCGCCCCTCAGGCGCGCCCCGTCGCCGGCGCCCGCGGCCCAGACGCCCGCGACACCGGTGCTCTCGGCCCAGATGTCCTCGGCCCAGACGCCCGTGACTCCGGTGCCCTCGGTGCAGACGCCCGCGGTGTCGATGCCTGCCCCCGCCCCGGTCGCGCCGCCGCTGCCACTGCTGCACTCCTACGAGGACGTCATCCGGGCCGTCATCCAGAACGCCGTCCGGGACGCGGTGTTCACCCGCGACCCCGCCGAGACCCCGCAACTCGCCACGCTCGCCCGGCTGCTGATGGCGCAGGGCTGCGCCGTGTGGCTGCCCGGCGGCGCCCCCGGTCAGGTCGTCGAGCGGCTTGGATCCGGTGGCCGGGCCCCGGGCCACCTCTCGGGGCACTTGTGGGGATTCGCCTGCCGTCGCCTCGACCCGCCGCCCCCGGGCCGCCTCGGCGCCGCGGGCAAGCGCGCGCTGGACGTCGCCGTCGCCGGCTGCGCCCTGCTGGTCACCGGGCCGCTGCTGCTGGCGTGCGCGCTCGCCGTGCGCCTCGCCGACGGCCCCGGTGTGCTCTTCCGTCAGGAGCGGGTCGGCCACGGCGGCCGACCGTTCGTGATGCTGAAGTTCCGCACCCTGCGGCCCGCCGACGACCACGAGTCGGCCACCCTGTGGAGCGTCGCCCGCGACCGGCGGGTGAGCCTCGTGGGGCGGCTGTTGCGACGCTCCTCCCTCGATGAACTGCCCCAGCTGTGGAACGTGCTGCGCGGCGACATGAGCCTGGTCGGGCCGCGGCCGGAACGCCCGTACTTCGTGCGGAAGTTCAGCCAGGACCACCCCGGCTACGCGGCCCGGCACCGGATGCCCGTCGGGGTCACCGGGCTGGCCCAGGTGCACGGGCTGCGCGGCGACACCTCCATCGAGGACCGGGCGCGGTTCGACAACCTCTACATCGAGACCTGGACGCTGTGGCAGGACGTCCGCATTCTGCTGCGTACCGCCGGCTCGCTGTTCCGGTTCGGCGGGAGCTGA
- a CDS encoding O-antigen ligase family protein, giving the protein MSRRAVPWRVVPAVATVLLLCVPAGREDASGAGAIHVTPADLASAALVGCCAVSALRRRDRPLTRRAALVLAAPVVAFAVATVTGYDPAAALTGFVRYLQVFVLVPAALLLLLRSRRDFWLVAGALVLAAGVQGVIGLRQYLTGTGASYAGVDIRAVGTFGPLDVMGMAALVAHGLLVLLAVALAPPPGAARWLRPAALVGAGFLVVPLVMSFSRGAWIATAVAGVAMLLLADGRRGLRALGVLAALAAPAVVAVVLVVGAGGPGQAGVGVGGGVGSGAGSGLVGERLTSITQVTDSPDKSVSDRYTMWAAATGIWRDAPATGVGLKGFAAHRDGHASIALSAGSDTAGAGLDFQRQPLLSPHNMYLLVLSEQGLVGATAVIGSWAALLLLGLRRLRPAGRRPAGEGVTGGAAGRRPDACGLVAVGLLLWQLMDFAYADIGGPSTTLTAVLLGLATWWALSPRLDDPAAAAR; this is encoded by the coding sequence ATGAGCCGGCGCGCCGTGCCCTGGCGGGTGGTGCCCGCCGTGGCGACCGTACTGCTGTTGTGCGTACCGGCCGGCCGGGAGGACGCGAGCGGGGCCGGGGCCATCCATGTCACCCCCGCCGACCTGGCCAGCGCGGCGCTCGTCGGCTGCTGCGCGGTCAGCGCGCTGCGCCGCCGGGACCGGCCGCTGACCCGGCGCGCGGCGCTGGTGCTGGCGGCGCCCGTCGTCGCCTTCGCCGTGGCGACCGTCACCGGCTACGACCCGGCGGCCGCGCTGACCGGCTTCGTGCGCTACCTCCAGGTCTTCGTCCTCGTCCCCGCCGCGCTGCTGCTCCTGCTGCGTTCACGCCGCGACTTCTGGCTGGTGGCGGGGGCGCTCGTGCTGGCCGCCGGAGTGCAGGGCGTGATCGGGCTGCGTCAGTACCTCACCGGCACCGGGGCCTCGTACGCCGGAGTCGACATCCGCGCCGTGGGCACCTTCGGCCCGCTGGACGTGATGGGCATGGCCGCCCTGGTCGCCCATGGCCTGCTCGTCCTGCTCGCCGTGGCGCTGGCGCCGCCGCCCGGCGCGGCCCGCTGGCTGCGCCCCGCCGCCCTGGTCGGGGCCGGCTTTCTGGTGGTGCCGCTGGTGATGTCGTTCAGCCGGGGCGCCTGGATCGCCACCGCCGTCGCCGGGGTCGCCATGCTGCTGCTCGCGGACGGCCGTCGCGGGCTGCGCGCCCTCGGGGTGCTGGCCGCGCTCGCGGCGCCGGCCGTCGTGGCCGTGGTGCTGGTGGTCGGGGCCGGCGGTCCCGGCCAGGCCGGCGTCGGCGTCGGCGGCGGTGTCGGCTCGGGAGCCGGATCCGGTCTGGTCGGCGAGCGGCTGACGAGCATCACGCAGGTCACCGACTCCCCGGACAAGTCCGTCTCCGACCGCTACACCATGTGGGCGGCGGCCACCGGCATCTGGCGCGACGCCCCCGCCACCGGGGTGGGGCTCAAGGGCTTCGCGGCCCACCGCGACGGACACGCCTCCATCGCCCTGTCCGCGGGCAGCGACACCGCCGGCGCGGGCCTGGACTTCCAGCGCCAACCGCTGCTGTCCCCACACAACATGTACCTCCTGGTGCTCAGCGAGCAGGGCCTGGTGGGCGCCACCGCCGTCATCGGCAGCTGGGCGGCCCTCCTGCTTCTCGGTCTCCGCCGGCTGCGTCCCGCCGGCCGCCGGCCCGCCGGGGAAGGCGTGACCGGTGGCGCCGCGGGCCGGCGCCCGGACGCCTGCGGACTGGTCGCCGTCGGCCTGCTGCTGTGGCAGTTGATGGACTTCGCCTACGCCGACATCGGTGGCCCCTCCACCACGCTCACCGCCGTGCTCCTGGGCCTCGCCACCTGGTGGGCGCTGAGCCCACGACTCGACGACCCCGCGGCGGCCGCGCGATGA
- a CDS encoding multicopper oxidase domain-containing protein, with the protein MSEAEVGGAPRRTFSRRLFTGGAAAAAVSPFGLAPASARSNPREPEAPGPGGAPLEPEAPQSPDSPAARRLRRVTRAGGEVHRMRLYAERLPNGQMGYGRERGKATIPGPVIEMVEGDTLHIEFENTMDTTCSLHPHGLDYDIDSDGTFHQGGAVRPGERRVYTWRSHAPTQRPDGTWRGGSAGYWHYHDHMVGTPHGTGGLRRGLYGPVVVRRKGDILPDRQFTIVFNDTKINNLREGPNLRATMGDRVEIIMITHGKLFHTFHLHGHRWADNRTGMLAGLGDPSRIIDNKVTGPADSFGFQVIAGEDVGPGAWMYHCHVQPHSDHGMAGLFLVSDQEGVVPTREHLR; encoded by the coding sequence ATGAGTGAGGCAGAAGTCGGCGGCGCGCCCCGACGCACCTTCAGCAGACGGCTGTTCACGGGCGGCGCGGCCGCCGCCGCGGTATCCCCCTTCGGCCTCGCCCCCGCGTCGGCGCGGAGCAACCCCCGGGAGCCGGAGGCCCCCGGGCCGGGCGGCGCCCCCCTCGAGCCGGAAGCGCCCCAGTCGCCGGACAGTCCGGCCGCCCGCCGGCTGCGCCGGGTCACCCGGGCCGGCGGCGAGGTGCACCGGATGCGGCTCTACGCGGAGCGGCTGCCCAACGGGCAGATGGGGTACGGGCGGGAGCGGGGCAAGGCGACGATCCCCGGCCCGGTGATCGAGATGGTGGAGGGCGACACCCTGCACATCGAGTTCGAGAACACCATGGACACCACATGCAGCCTGCACCCGCACGGCCTCGACTACGACATCGACAGCGACGGCACCTTCCACCAGGGCGGCGCGGTGCGGCCGGGTGAGCGCCGCGTCTACACCTGGCGCAGCCACGCCCCCACCCAGCGCCCGGACGGCACCTGGCGCGGCGGCAGCGCCGGCTACTGGCACTACCACGACCACATGGTGGGCACCCCGCACGGCACCGGGGGCCTCCGCCGGGGCCTGTACGGCCCGGTGGTCGTCCGCCGCAAGGGCGACATCCTGCCGGACCGGCAGTTCACGATCGTCTTCAACGACACCAAGATCAACAACCTGCGGGAGGGGCCCAACCTCCGGGCCACCATGGGCGACCGGGTCGAGATCATCATGATCACGCACGGCAAGCTCTTCCACACCTTCCATCTGCACGGCCACCGTTGGGCGGACAACCGCACGGGCATGCTGGCCGGCCTGGGCGACCCCAGCCGGATCATCGACAACAAGGTGACCGGGCCCGCCGACTCCTTCGGCTTCCAGGTGATCGCGGGCGAGGACGTCGGCCCCGGCGCCTGGATGTACCACTGCCATGTGCAACCCCACTCCGACCACGGCATGGCCGGGCTGTTCCTGGTCTCCGACCAGGAGGGCGTCGTCCCCACCCGCGAGCACCTCCGCTGA
- a CDS encoding glycosyl hydrolase, which translates to MAFQETAGSAGDPRRPRARAARHRAPARYRRTGPAPLRRRFDPTALRRRFDPATLRRRFDPATVRRRFDATALRRGSGRAHRPGRHRGPGSRLASAASIAVAALLVWTAAAIAPAARPDRPAAPPRAARGGPAWGAFLGSGPEGVARLSALRDWSGHDAALRVGRSYLPGGNWSDIRGEVTLLPAWARWRRAAADRLFVLNVPMLPRNEARVPDDTVRTLLTAGADGAYDAHFRALAERLVALGVPDTVLVLGWEMNGTTYTGRCAPDPEAWKAYWRRIVTRMRAVPGQRFRFDFAPSRGRDAIPWPDCYPGDDVVDIVGMDSYDQPPGDTFAEQVEQPYGLRDQVEFAARHGKPHSYPEWGLFRHGDNPEYMRGMLDWFARHPPLYQSITDYCPHGVWRCRRNPEAARVFRDRTTGAEPPGAGHAREGGAAGPARPGAGPPRTGSTAAAPEDASPPPAAGRGARPPRGTGAPTGPRNGAAPSPGRGGPAAAAD; encoded by the coding sequence ATGGCCTTTCAGGAAACTGCCGGCTCCGCCGGGGACCCGCGTCGCCCCCGGGCGCGGGCGGCCCGACACCGGGCCCCGGCCCGGTATCGGCGCACCGGCCCGGCGCCCCTTCGACGACGCTTCGACCCGACGGCCCTCCGACGGCGCTTCGACCCGGCGACCCTCCGACGACGCTTCGACCCGGCGACCGTTCGACGGCGCTTCGACGCGACGGCCCTTCGGCGAGGCTCCGGGCGGGCGCACCGGCCCGGGCGGCACCGCGGCCCGGGCAGCAGGCTCGCCTCCGCCGCCTCCATCGCGGTCGCCGCCCTGCTGGTATGGACGGCGGCGGCCATCGCCCCCGCCGCCCGCCCCGACCGGCCCGCCGCGCCACCGCGGGCCGCCCGGGGTGGGCCGGCCTGGGGCGCCTTCCTGGGCTCGGGCCCGGAGGGCGTGGCGCGGCTGTCGGCGCTGCGCGACTGGAGCGGCCACGACGCGGCGCTGCGGGTGGGCCGCAGCTATCTGCCGGGCGGCAACTGGTCGGACATCCGCGGCGAGGTGACGCTGCTGCCCGCCTGGGCCCGCTGGCGCCGGGCCGCCGCCGACCGCCTCTTCGTGCTCAACGTGCCCATGCTGCCGCGCAACGAGGCGCGCGTGCCGGACGACACGGTGCGCACCCTGCTGACGGCCGGCGCCGACGGGGCCTACGACGCGCACTTCCGGGCGCTGGCCGAGCGCCTGGTCGCGCTCGGCGTCCCCGACACGGTCCTGGTGTTGGGCTGGGAGATGAACGGCACCACCTACACCGGCCGCTGCGCCCCCGACCCGGAGGCGTGGAAGGCGTACTGGCGACGGATCGTCACACGGATGCGCGCCGTTCCGGGGCAGCGCTTCCGGTTCGACTTCGCGCCCAGCCGGGGCCGGGACGCGATCCCCTGGCCGGACTGCTACCCCGGCGACGACGTCGTCGACATCGTCGGCATGGACTCCTACGACCAGCCGCCGGGGGACACCTTCGCCGAACAGGTGGAGCAGCCGTACGGGCTGCGCGACCAGGTGGAGTTCGCCGCGCGGCACGGCAAGCCCCACTCGTATCCGGAGTGGGGCCTGTTCCGCCACGGCGACAACCCGGAGTACATGCGCGGCATGCTCGACTGGTTCGCCCGACACCCGCCGCTCTACCAGAGCATCACGGACTACTGCCCGCACGGGGTGTGGCGCTGCCGGCGGAACCCCGAGGCGGCGCGGGTCTTCCGGGACCGGACGACGGGCGCGGAGCCGCCGGGCGCGGGGCACGCGCGGGAGGGGGGAGCCGCCGGGCCGGCGCGGCCCGGCGCCGGCCCGCCCCGAACGGGGTCCACTGCCGCAGCCCCCGAAGACGCTTCCCCACCGCCGGCAGCCGGTCGCGGAGCACGCCCGCCGCGCGGGACCGGAGCGCCGACTGGGCCGCGTAACGGCGCAGCTCCCAGCCCCGGCCGCGGCGGGCCAGCAGCAGCCGCTGATTGA
- a CDS encoding glycosyltransferase, whose product MRVLHIITGLGAGGAEQQLRLLLRHLPVRCDVVTLTNPGAVAHGIRSDGTPVTHLGMGGNRDLSALPRLVHLIKAGGYDLIHTHLYRACVFGRVAARLAGVRAVIATEHSLGGNRIEGRPLTSGTRALYLATERLGSATVAVSATVADRLRDWGVPSGRVHLIPNGIDARHFRFEPGARAAARNRLDLGEHDFVVGGVGRLVPDKRFDLLVRAVAAVPQARLLLIGDGPERATLCALADRLGARRRIRLLGERDGAVGTTGDRAADIPGLLAAMDVFVSPSSQESFGLAVVEALAAGLPVLHIACPAIDELPRDAAPGARRVPPDATALAEALCELAAAGPVRHPVPPAVERYSIARTADRLRALYERTSAHWPDRCGHGPVPTAPRRPFPALSDPRK is encoded by the coding sequence ATGAGAGTGCTGCACATCATCACCGGCCTCGGCGCCGGGGGCGCCGAGCAGCAGTTGCGGCTGCTGCTGCGTCACCTCCCGGTCCGCTGCGACGTCGTCACCCTCACCAACCCCGGTGCCGTGGCCCACGGCATCCGCTCCGACGGCACCCCCGTCACCCACCTGGGCATGGGCGGCAACCGCGACCTGAGCGCGCTGCCCCGCCTGGTCCACCTCATCAAGGCCGGCGGCTACGACCTCATCCACACCCACCTCTACCGGGCCTGCGTGTTCGGCCGGGTCGCCGCCCGACTGGCGGGCGTACGGGCCGTCATCGCCACCGAACACTCCCTCGGCGGCAACCGCATCGAGGGCCGCCCGCTCACCTCCGGGACGCGCGCGCTCTACCTGGCCACCGAGCGGCTCGGCTCCGCGACCGTGGCCGTCTCGGCGACCGTCGCCGACCGGCTGCGCGACTGGGGCGTGCCCAGTGGCCGGGTGCACCTGATCCCGAACGGCATCGACGCCCGCCACTTCCGCTTCGAGCCCGGCGCGCGCGCCGCCGCCCGCAACCGGCTGGACCTCGGGGAACACGACTTCGTGGTGGGCGGGGTGGGCCGGTTGGTGCCGGACAAGCGGTTCGACCTGCTGGTGCGGGCGGTGGCCGCGGTGCCCCAGGCGCGGCTGCTGCTGATCGGCGACGGGCCGGAGCGCGCCACGCTGTGCGCGCTGGCCGACCGGCTCGGGGCGCGCCGCCGGATCCGACTGCTGGGGGAGCGCGACGGCGCGGTCGGGACCACCGGGGACCGGGCCGCCGACATCCCCGGGCTGCTCGCCGCGATGGACGTCTTCGTCTCGCCGTCCTCGCAGGAGTCCTTCGGGCTCGCGGTGGTGGAGGCGCTCGCGGCCGGGCTGCCCGTGCTGCACATCGCCTGCCCGGCCATCGACGAACTCCCGCGCGACGCCGCGCCCGGGGCCCGGCGCGTCCCCCCGGACGCCACCGCCCTGGCCGAGGCGCTGTGCGAGCTCGCCGCCGCCGGGCCGGTGCGGCACCCGGTCCCGCCGGCGGTCGAGCGCTACTCCATCGCCCGCACCGCCGACCGCCTACGGGCGCTGTACGAACGCACCTCCGCCCACTGGCCGGACCGCTGTGGCCATGGACCGGTGCCCACCGCGCCCCGCCGCCCCTTCCCCGCCCTCTCCGACCCCAGGAAGTGA
- a CDS encoding lipid II flippase MurJ: MARAAVVTAGLTAAGALFGLVRDQLIAHLFGAGGATDAFLVAWTVPELAATLLIEDAMALALIPAFSLALSLRAAGGTGRADRADPVRRLLAVTAPRLFLALSCGAVLVGLAAPSLVDLLAPGLADPGPAVVCTRLTAMTVLTFGVAGYLSAALRAHHSYPAPAAIYVAYNVGIVATVLTLHATHGVAAAAAGVAVGSCLMVLVQLPAGHRLLPLRLPAASPPLPAPSGPGDQGPLPAASLRARAVLAPVVPIALFALARQSQVLIERHLASGLPAGAISHLNYAQKVAQLPMVLSLMVCTVTFPLVARAMADGEAERARRRVERDLTLAGVVVLAGTAYVIAYAPQIVEVLFQRGAFEARDTAATAAVMRVYALGLLGHSLVGALIRPFCSAGRPTWYPLASMTVGLLATVAAGAATAPHWGVLGIAAANACGISVTALLLLRGLGARLIALRVGRVAAGLGRLALAAAVAAAVGWAAAADATGAPLAPSAPVAVAAGCLLVPVVFAVTALAVRAPEVPELLASAQRKLRHVR, translated from the coding sequence GTGGCGCGGGCCGCCGTGGTGACCGCCGGACTGACCGCGGCGGGGGCGCTGTTCGGCCTCGTACGGGACCAGTTGATCGCGCACCTCTTCGGCGCGGGGGGAGCGACGGACGCCTTTCTCGTCGCGTGGACCGTCCCCGAGCTCGCTGCGACCCTCCTCATCGAGGACGCCATGGCCCTGGCCCTGATCCCCGCCTTCAGCCTGGCCCTCTCGCTGCGCGCGGCCGGCGGCACCGGGCGCGCCGACCGCGCGGACCCGGTGCGCCGGCTGCTGGCGGTGACCGCGCCCCGGCTGTTCCTCGCGCTGTCCTGCGGCGCGGTGCTGGTCGGACTCGCCGCGCCGTCGCTGGTGGACCTGCTGGCGCCCGGCCTCGCCGATCCCGGGCCGGCGGTCGTCTGCACCCGGCTCACGGCCATGACCGTGCTGACCTTCGGGGTGGCCGGCTACCTCAGCGCCGCGCTGCGCGCGCACCACAGCTACCCGGCGCCCGCCGCCATCTACGTCGCGTACAACGTCGGCATCGTGGCCACCGTCCTCACGCTGCACGCCACGCACGGGGTGGCCGCCGCGGCGGCCGGGGTGGCCGTGGGCAGCTGCCTCATGGTCCTCGTGCAACTCCCGGCCGGCCACCGCCTGCTGCCGCTCCGCCTCCCCGCCGCCTCCCCGCCGCTCCCGGCACCTTCGGGCCCGGGCGACCAGGGGCCGCTCCCCGCGGCGTCGCTGCGGGCCCGGGCCGTACTGGCACCCGTCGTGCCCATCGCGCTGTTCGCGTTGGCGCGGCAGTCGCAGGTGCTCATCGAGCGCCACCTCGCCTCGGGGCTGCCGGCCGGTGCGATCTCCCACCTCAACTACGCCCAGAAGGTGGCCCAGCTGCCGATGGTCCTCTCGCTGATGGTCTGCACGGTGACCTTCCCGCTGGTGGCGCGCGCGATGGCGGACGGCGAGGCGGAGCGGGCGCGGCGGCGGGTGGAGCGGGACCTGACGCTCGCCGGGGTGGTGGTGCTGGCCGGAACCGCGTACGTGATCGCCTATGCGCCGCAGATCGTGGAAGTGCTCTTCCAGCGCGGCGCCTTCGAGGCCCGCGACACCGCGGCGACGGCCGCGGTGATGCGGGTGTACGCGCTCGGCCTGCTCGGCCACAGCCTGGTCGGCGCGCTGATCCGGCCGTTCTGCTCCGCCGGCCGCCCCACCTGGTACCCCCTCGCCTCGATGACGGTCGGACTGCTCGCCACCGTCGCCGCGGGGGCCGCCACCGCCCCGCACTGGGGCGTGCTCGGCATCGCCGCCGCCAACGCCTGCGGCATCAGCGTCACCGCCCTGCTGTTGCTGCGCGGGCTCGGTGCCCGGCTGATCGCCCTCCGGGTGGGCCGGGTGGCGGCCGGGCTCGGCCGGCTGGCGTTGGCGGCCGCCGTGGCGGCGGCGGTCGGCTGGGCCGCCGCGGCCGATGCCACCGGCGCGCCGCTCGCCCCCTCCGCCCCGGTCGCCGTCGCGGCCGGATGCCTCCTCGTACCCGTCGTCTTCGCCGTCACGGCCCTGGCCGTACGCGCGCCGGAAGTCCCGGAACTGCTCGCCTCCGCCCAACGAAAGCTGCGCCATGTCCGATGA
- a CDS encoding S1 family peptidase, translated as MNKRTGVIVGAGIAALVTGAILLPQANASPDAPDTPSGPRTLSGPSAARLASTLTGDLGENAAGWYYDADARRLVVNVLDADSAGRVRDQGAVARTVRNSTAELRAATRVLGDKAAVPGTAWSIDPRSNRVVVLADRTVTGAELTTVTSAAERMDGLVTVKRSAGEFRTFAGNEALDGGDAIFGGGSRCSLGFNVVVDGAPGFLTAGHCGNASRSWSVDQGGQPVGTVRSSEFPGSDFALVTYDDQAVPATSSVDLQDGSTQPITRVAEASVGMPVQRSGSTTGLSEGTVTGLDATVNYGDGQIVTGLIQTDVCAEPGDSGGAMFSGDAAVGLTSGGSGDCTQGGETFFQPVSAALAATGAELPVGGGEAPGDGGPVN; from the coding sequence GTGAACAAGAGGACAGGTGTCATAGTCGGCGCCGGCATCGCCGCGCTCGTGACGGGGGCGATCCTGCTCCCCCAGGCCAACGCCAGCCCGGACGCCCCCGACACCCCCTCCGGACCGCGCACGCTCAGCGGCCCCTCCGCCGCGCGGCTCGCCTCCACGCTCACCGGCGACCTCGGCGAGAACGCGGCCGGCTGGTACTACGACGCCGACGCCCGGCGGCTGGTGGTGAACGTGCTGGACGCCGACTCCGCAGGACGGGTGCGCGACCAGGGCGCGGTGGCCCGGACCGTGCGGAACAGTACCGCCGAACTGCGCGCCGCCACCCGCGTCCTCGGCGACAAGGCGGCCGTGCCCGGCACCGCCTGGTCCATCGACCCGCGCAGCAACCGCGTCGTGGTCCTCGCCGACCGCACGGTGACCGGAGCCGAACTGACCACGGTCACCTCGGCCGCGGAACGGATGGACGGCCTGGTGACCGTGAAGCGGTCCGCTGGGGAGTTCCGCACCTTCGCGGGCAACGAGGCGCTGGACGGCGGGGACGCCATCTTCGGCGGCGGCTCCCGCTGCTCGCTCGGCTTCAACGTCGTCGTCGACGGGGCGCCCGGTTTCCTCACCGCCGGCCACTGCGGCAACGCCTCCCGGTCCTGGAGCGTGGACCAGGGGGGCCAGCCGGTGGGCACCGTGCGCAGCTCCGAGTTCCCCGGCAGCGACTTCGCCCTGGTGACCTACGACGACCAGGCCGTCCCGGCCACCAGCAGCGTCGACCTCCAGGACGGCTCCACCCAGCCCATCACCCGCGTCGCCGAGGCCAGCGTGGGCATGCCGGTGCAACGCTCCGGCTCCACCACCGGGCTGAGCGAGGGGACCGTCACCGGTCTGGACGCCACGGTCAACTACGGCGACGGCCAGATCGTCACCGGCCTCATCCAGACCGACGTCTGCGCCGAGCCCGGGGACAGCGGCGGCGCGATGTTCTCCGGCGACGCCGCGGTGGGGCTGACCTCCGGCGGCAGCGGCGACTGCACGCAGGGCGGCGAGACCTTCTTCCAGCCGGTGTCCGCGGCGCTGGCCGCCACGGGCGCCGAACTCCCGGTCGGGGGCGGTGAGGCGCCCGGCGACGGCGGACCGGTGAACTGA